The sequence GGGGGGGTGGTGCTGGATCATTAAGATGGCTGCAAAGCTGAAAGGGTCAGAAGCAGGGCTCTCTGAATCAGTAAGATTAAATATTTCTGTGAAGACAAAAGCCCACTATGGGATCGGACTGTGGACTGACAGATAAAAACAGGCTAAATTAGCCTCAGAGGTCCAATTGAGGAAGGAATCTTCACATAGGATGTAGTCTGAGAAGCTAGGGTTCAAAATGATTCTTAGCATCACGATTAACATAAATTGCTCACCATCTGGTCCTCTTGGTTACACAGCTGATCCCTAGAGCAGGCGGATGcaaaaaacacttaaaagaaaatcttaagactCTTCACTCTGACCCGCAAGGGCAATAAAACAATGATACATCCACAATAAATTACAAGCAGCCTCTTGCAGTGGTGGCAACAATGCTGTGGATTCTACAAAAATGAGACCGCAGGAGGGGCTGCGGCGTGAGGCGGTGTGCTCTGGGTAGATAACAGCATCCTGGAAATTCAGCCGCGGTGGCCTCCACGCAGCGTGAGTGGGCAGCCTGGCGACGCTGGGGGGCAGCAATGTCAGCAGGACTTCTGCGGGGCGCTAGCGCTGTGGGGGCCGCTGGAGTCAGGGAGGAGACTGTGCTGAGGATAGTCCAGAGGTTTTTTTCCTAAGGCACGCGGGAGATGACGTGGAGAGGCTTCCAAAATAATCGGACAGAAATCTGAGAGGTAATCAGAAGCTAACGGGCAGGCGAGAGCCAGAGAAATGCTGATTTGTGATTGTTGGTGTCAAGTTGTGATCTATAttctcaaggagctcacaatcGGGAGGGGAAAACTGAGATCGCTGTCTAACATGAGACAAGACACACAGTTCAGACTATGCCATAAGGCACCTGAGAGCAAGTGTCCCAGTGGTTTGAACAGAGAGCTGGGCAGTCAGGACAGGCTAGAAGCAAAAAGCAGGTTTATAGATGACACTGGAAGACCCAGGAGAGTCTGGGTCAGTGGGCTTAAGAGGAGAACATACGAAGAAGAATGTGAGCAAAGACACAGAACAAATAGACCTTTCTGGTATCTAAAGCAGGCAAAATGGCCACGAGTTGAAGGCAGACGAAGAAGAATTTGAAGCATCTGAATAAGAAAAGTGTTCCTTATCACTGTGCACTAAGCCTAGACATTGGGctgataattagaaaaaaaataatgtaattcacttctacttctatttttacttctatttgtTGTCAACATGACATTACAAAATATCCCTTAATATCAGACTTCTCTCACgtaaaaatggggataaaattcCTTGCCCCATGGCTAATAATTCCTTATCAAATCTTACGGAATTGCCTTGAAACAACTGAGatagtgattaaaaaaatggtCTGTATTTAAAAAAGTCTTACTAAAGTTAAATGCTCTGTTCATAAAGTAGAGAGCAAGGACACATTATGACTTTCATGGTTCCAGGCACTTTTGCCTCCCTAGGCTCCTTTTCTTTCCATACaaagagatattaaaatgttGCAGTTATAAAGATGAATAGAATGCAGATTCTTCTGgtcttaaaagaaatttaaaatgttttcatcagcCATGCAACAACTGTGGCCCTAGGCACTGGACCTACTGTGCCTAATGGATGTCAACTCTGGTAGGGAATCACTGGATGATTTTGAACCAAAAACTTGTGGTTGAGAGATTGAAGAAAGAAGGTTTAGAAAACCACTCAGATATGTGCTAGATTTTTGACGATTTCTAAAGTCTAAGAGAATTGGTAGCATCTAAATACTATGAATGTGTAGGTGAACCAAAGATATTCATTGGTCCAGTGAAATCCCTAACGGAAGGGGCAGAAGATTCTCTGAAGTTCGCAAAGACTGACGTAGGATCGGTGATAACAAAACAGGATAAAAACTCTTCCTGAGATGCGGTAAGGGCAGCTTCGAGGCATGTATGGTGAGAGGGGTGATGACCTGAAGGAGACAGATCTCATCcctatttctattctattccaggGACATCCCCTCCACAAATGGCCTGGAGGAACCACAGCATCATCACCGAGTTCATTCTCACGGGGCTGTCCGACGACCCCCACATCCAGGCTCTGCTCTTCGTGCTCTTCCTGGGGATTTACCTCCTGACCGTGATGGGGAATCTGATGCTGCTGCTGGTGATCAGGACCGATTCCCGCCTCCACacgcccatgtacttcttcctgagTAACCTGTCCTTCCTGGacctctgcttctcttctgtcACTGTGCCCAAGCTACTGAAGGACCTTCTGTCTGAGAAGAAAACCATCTCAGTGGAGGGCTGCCTGGCTCAGGTGTTCTTCGTGTTTATCACCGCAGGGACTGAAGCCTTTCTGCTCTCggtgatggcctatgaccgctatgccGCCATCTGCCACCCTCTGCTCTACGGCCAGGTGATGAGCAGCCAGCTCTGTGTGAGGCTGGTGCTGGCCTCGTGGGGCCTGGCTTCCCTCAATTCAGTCATCATTGTGCTTTTGGCTATTAACCTGGACTTCTGTGAGGCCCAAACCATATACCACTACACCTGTGAGctgccctccctcttccctctgtcttgCTCTGATATTTCCATCAATATTGACATCTTGATCTGCTCCACCTTACTGCATGGGCTGGGAACGTTCCTCCCAATCTTCTTTTCCTACACCCGT is a genomic window of Acinonyx jubatus isolate Ajub_Pintada_27869175 chromosome B4, VMU_Ajub_asm_v1.0, whole genome shotgun sequence containing:
- the LOC106969334 gene encoding olfactory receptor 8S1-like, giving the protein MAWRNHSIITEFILTGLSDDPHIQALLFVLFLGIYLLTVMGNLMLLLVIRTDSRLHTPMYFFLSNLSFLDLCFSSVTVPKLLKDLLSEKKTISVEGCLAQVFFVFITAGTEAFLLSVMAYDRYAAICHPLLYGQVMSSQLCVRLVLASWGLASLNSVIIVLLAINLDFCEAQTIYHYTCELPSLFPLSCSDISINIDILICSTLLHGLGTFLPIFFSYTRIVSTILHISSTSGRSKAFSTCSSHLIAVILFFGSGLIRYLMPTSGSSLDLLSSLQYSAVTPLLNPLIYSLKNKEVKAAVRRTVEKYLHYFR